From Peromyscus eremicus chromosome 3, PerEre_H2_v1, whole genome shotgun sequence, one genomic window encodes:
- the LOC131906718 gene encoding hyaluronidase PH-20-like, with protein MGGLRFKHLYWGSFVESGGIFQSALIIFLLIPCSLTAVDYRAAPILPNETFLWVWNVPTEACIGAFNHSIDLSLFPLIGSPRKTATGQPVTLFYVDRLGLYPHIDTKMAEHHGGIPQLGNLQDHLSKARTDIEHYIPTDRLGLAVIDWEEWRPTWLRNWRPKDIYRNKSIDLVQTNNAGISISDATKKAKQEFEEAGKNFMEETLKLGKSVRPKHLWGYYLFPDCYNNKFQNPNYDGKCPDVEKQRNDDLSWMWRESTGLYPSVYLKRDLKSNRQATLYVRFRVVESIRVSKVRNEKDPVPIFVYIRVVFTDNTTEYLLQEDLVNTIGEIVALGPAGIILWDAMTLAQRAPGCPILHKYLKTTLNPYIINVTLAAKMCSQTLCEEKGACSRKNESSDVYLHLNPSHLSIELMNNGKYEIRGNPTVGDLEYFYEHFQCSCFSNMNCKENSEIEDVEDVNVCTGDKVCIKAEVEPDLASYLLPGKSLVFLTALMHILHHLPEDIFLFLGKILVGAP; from the exons ATGGGAGGGCTGAGATTTAAGCACCTCTACTGGGGGAGCTTTGTTGAGTCTGGGGGAATATTCCAGTCAGCGTTAATAATCTTCCTTCTGATTCCATGTTCCTTGACTGCGGTGGATTATAGGGCAGCGCCAATTTTGCCAAATGAGACTTTCCTTTGGGTCTGGAATGTCCCAACTGAAGCTTGTATTGGAGCATTTAATCACTCAATAGATTTGAGCCTCTTCCCTTTAATTGGAAGTCCCCGAAAAACTGCCACAGGGCAGCCTGTCACACTGTTTTATGTTGATCGACTTGGCCTCTACCCTCACATAGATACAAAAATGGCAGAACATCATGGAGGAATACCTCAGTTGGGGAATTTGCAAGATCATCTGTCCAAAGCTAGGACTGACATTGAGCATTACATCCCAACAGACCGTTTAGGCTTAGCTGTCATTGACTGGGAAGAATGGAGGCCCACCTGGTTGAGAAACTGGAGACCCAAGGATATCTACAGGAATAAGTCTATTGACTTGGTCCAGACAAATAATGCAGGAATTAGTATCTCAGATGCCACCAAGAAAGCCAAACAGGAATTTGAAGAGGCAGGAAAAAATTTCATGGAAGAGACTTTAAAACTGGGGAAATCAGTTCGACCAAAACACTTATGGGGTTATTATCTGTTTCCTGATTGTTATAACAATAAGTTTCAAAACCCAAATTATGATGGGAAATGCCCTGATGtggaaaagcaaagaaatgatGATCTTAGCTGGATGTGGAGAGAAAGCACTGGCCTCTACCCATCCGTCTATTTGAAGAGAGACTTGAAGTCGAATCGACAAGCAACACTCTATGTCCGCTTCCGAGTAGTGGAATCTATCAGAGTGTCCAAAGTTCGGAATGAAAAAGATCCTGTCCCGATTTTTGTTTATATCCGTGTTGTTTTTACTGATAACACTACTGAATACCTTCTGCAG GAGGACCTTGTGAATACAATTGGTGAAATTGTTGCTCTGGGTCCTGCTGGGATTATATTATGGGATGCTATGACTTTAGCACAACGTGCG CCAGGTTGCCCAATCCTACATAAATACCTCAAGACAACCCTGAATCCGTATATAATCAACGTTACCCTAGCAGCCAAAATGTGCAGCCAAACACTTTGTGAGGAAAAAGGTGCGTGTTCAAGGAAAAATGAAAGTTCAGATGTATATCTTCACTTGAACCCAAGTCATTTAAGTATTGAATTAATGAACAATGGAAAGTATGAAATCCGTGGCAACCCCACAGTTGGAGACCTGGAGTATTTTTACGAACATTTTCAATGCAGCTGCTTTAGCAACATGAACTGTAAGGAGAACTCTGAAATAGAAGACGTAGAAGATGTTAATGTGTGCACAGGTGACAAAGTTTGTATAAAGGCCGAAGTAGAACCTGACCTAGCATCCTACCTCCTACCTGGCAAAAGCCTTGTCTTTCTGACAGCGCTCATGCACATACTGCATCATCTGCcagaagatatttttctttttctggggaAGATACTCGTTGGTGCTCCTTAG